The following DNA comes from Hordeum vulgare subsp. vulgare chromosome 3H, MorexV3_pseudomolecules_assembly, whole genome shotgun sequence.
CGGTTCAAATCAcgtctagatatgtatgtattgTTGACTATACATGCCAGCTTGGCGCAGGGCCCACTTGTAGTGTCGGATAGACTGACACAAAGAGTATGTCTCACTGACCATCGGATCCCACCTGTCAGTACACAACTATATTAAACAAAAAAATGGTTAGGTTGGGATTCAAACCAGGGGACTGTGCTCCACGAACAACCTACGCAACCACTTCCATGAGGTAAAATTATTGTCTAGTCATCATCACTAGCACAATTTATCTACCTGACAAGACCGTGGAGTTGAATGGGGTAAAGTTAGTGCAGCCCATTTTTCACCTGTtagttgtttttttattttcgaAATTACAAGATATTCAATTAGTATATAAAGTATTCATGCTTTTAGGAAATGTATTTCTAGTTGTAAAAAGTGTCCATGTATTTTAATAAAGTAAATGTGTTTGTCAAAAGATATACTTttgaatgaaaataaattataaaatatgtgtaaaaaatatataatagccTAGTGTGCCCCAAGGATTTTATACATTCTTATATTAAAATTAATACATTTTAAATTATGCATACATTTGAAGACAATAAGATTCTAAAATGATCACTTCTTGCATCCATGACTTGCTTATATGTTGTTTGGAGTTTGCTCCGCTTGTTGAATTTTTTCATATTTCATGTTATGTTTAATTTGCCTCTCATGTGTTGTCCCTTTCAGTGCCAGGATGTCTCAATATTCTAGAAGAGGAAGCCAATGGAGCCACACTGTCGTTATATGATGTCACTTTCTTATTTTAGTGCTGAATAGGATATGTTTTGTGTAATACCATTTGTCTGAGATGTGCAATTTTAGTTTggaatttatttgtgtaattttacATTGAGGAATGAAAGTTGGTACAGTAGCTGAATGTGTTGTGCACATCACATAATGTTGGTATAGTAGATGGATCAGAATAATGTTGTGGAAATAATGTATTGCATATAACATGTGTCCCAACAAAATGCAATATTTTTATAGGCCACACTTTTTGGGCTTGGCTGATTGGGCTTGTAAAAATttatatttattttaatgcatccCAACCCATGCCATGTCATATCTGACGTGTTGTACATGTCACTATTTCTGCCATGTCATATGTTTGCCACGTGGATGATGCCACATGAGCTGAGCCATGTCAGATCCTACATGGATGAGGcacatgggtaatgaccaaaattTTGGCCATGACCTAATTGTTTTGGTCATGAAAACAGTGACCAAAACtttagaaaggtcaagtttgttcgttcttgacggccaactgttgacctcctCATTTTGATCATAAGAAGGTCATAAATTAAAAATAATGACGATTCAATGACCAAAAAGGAGAGTCATCGTcgaccatatttcttgtagtgcacaaGTGATTGCCGTTTTGATTTTCCGTATGATGTTTTATTCTGGCATAGatataattatttttgtttttatttaacttaatttttcagaaaataCGCTCACAAGAGTGCTTTATATCTTTAATTATTAAGTAAAAAGGTAACCGATACAAAAGAAGGACAACTTGATACACAACGACATGTAAAATAAAATACAATTACACGGTACATCTCTTTGGTCCCCATCTTCCTTCGCTTATTCGTGGATCATCAGATCTATAAAAATGCACCATAAAGACAGTAAAGAAAAAAACTACACAAGCGTACATGGACGGTGTTAATGACTTGTTTCGTAGTAAAAATGAAACTCCTCTTGAGTGTATTTCAAATTGATACCAGCTTAGTTTGGATGATGTTTGTTTCTGAATTTTTGTCAGCATGGTTATGCATTCTGAATTTTTCGACAGTATGCTTATGCGATGGTGCATTCTGAATCTTTTTACAGTATGCTCATGCATTCTGATTCTTTTTTTGTCATTATATGCATGCATACTGAATTTTTGACTGAATTCTTGTGCAAACAGAGTGGTGAGCATATTTGTTGTTTGAGCTGACTATAGATGTCGTCCAGTGGTCAGGCTGTTGGAGATTGATGACCGACTGGGTGGTGGTGGCTGCAGGAGATAGAACCGAGAGGCATGGAGCAGATGAGAGGATAAGGCATAGAACTGATTTGTTGCTGATGATTGGTATGATGATGATGCTAATGAGGTAAATTTCGAGTTGCTTCCATGCATATCTGCTTTGATCCCTAGCCAATTATTCCGTCGTTTTGGTAAGGAGAAGTTGCTGAAATTAGCTAAATTCTATTCTGATGACTTTAATCACAAATATATGGTGACTCTTGATAATGAATTTGGCTTGTACATTGATAATATACTCCACGATTCAAGGTTAATCAAGATATAAAGTCGTTTTGTAAGGTCTGTGTTCACTTTAGTGATAAATAAACTCGTCGTGTTTCTATTGGATtagtatcttttattaaaacctgGTTGAAATAAATCGTCGTGTTTCTATTAGATATAAAGTCGTTGTGTAAGGTCTGCTCATATGCTTCCATGGGGTGCCTACCCTACCTGCTCGAGTAGTAACATAAACCAGTGTATTTGGACAACCAACCAACAACATCGATAGTAGCAGCAACTCTGTTTCAATTCTACTGGATACTCACGAATGTAAAGCATTTTATGGCAGCCCCGTATACATTAATACTAGTTTGATAAAACCTGATTTATATTGCATCTTTGTTGACTTTTTGCTGTTTGTGCAAAGTATGAAACATCGTTACGAAAAATACAACGCATGTGGATGTATGATGTAAATACCACATATGCGGATGTATGATTTATGTACTGTGCATGTAGCTAATTATTTCAAAATAGTGAATGTTTTATTCTTTTATAGGGATAAACCACACCATTTTATTTACCCTGTATTCTTTGTCAGCAGAGTAAGGAtctctggttgtgtgtgtagggaGGGCGATTTAGATCTAGGAGCACATCAACTATGAGCTTTCCGGATGCGACGACAAGTATTGCATGTTCACATGTGCACTGATCCAACCTGGTAATCCTCCATTTTCTCTCTTGTGACCGATATCCGTCAAAATAGGAGaagattttgtttttttcttagTCTCCTTGCGTATAAGCTTTGGGCACCTATTAATGCTACAAATTTAAGTAATCTGACAAGCCCTTTATTAGTTGTATGCAACTGTTGCCCTAGTTTGTTATACCGGGATTGAACTATAGTCATGATGCCAAcacgttcttctttttcttctgatGCAATAGTTAGCTGGATGCGGAAGATGGAATCAACACACATAACACATCAGCTTGATATGAATTTGATCTTACCAGTATTTAATACTCGGAACCTGATTTACGGAAGAAACCTACTTTGGTTCATGCACATTAATGCCCCTAAAATGATCACTTCTTGCATCCATGACTTGCTTATATGTTGTTTGGAGTTTGCTCCGCTTGTTGCATTTTTTCATATTTCATGTTATGTTTAATTTGCCTCTCATGTGTTGTCCCTTTCAGTGCCAGGATGTCTCAATATTCTAGAAGAGGAAGACAATGGAGCCACACTGTCGTTATATGATGTCACTTTCTTCTTTTAGTGCTGAATAGGATATGTTTTGTGTAATACCATTTGTCTGGGATGTGCAATTTTAGTTTggaatttatttgtgtaattttacATTGAGGAATGAAAGTTGGTACAGTAGCTGAATGTGTTGTGCACATCACATAATGTTGGTATAGTAGATGGATCAGAATAATGTTGTGGAAATAATGTATTGCATATAACATGTGTCCCAACAAAATGCAATATTTTTATAGGCCACACTTTTTGGGCTTGGCTGATTGGGCTTGTAAAAATttatatttattttaatgcatccCAACCCATGCCATGTCATATCTGACGTGTTGTACATGTCACTATTTCTGCCATGTCATATGTTTGCCACGTGGATGATGCCACATGAGCTGAGCCATGTCAGATCCTACATGGATGAGGcacatgggtaatgaccaaaattTTGGCCATGACCTAATTGTTTTGGTCATGAAAACAGTGACCAAAACtttagaaaggtcaagtttgttcgttcttgacggccaactgttgacctcctCATTTTGATCATAAGAAGGTCATAAATTAAAAATAATGACGATTCAATGACCAAAAAGGAGAGTCATCGTcgaccatatttcttgtagtgcacaaGTGATTGCCGTTTTGATTTTCCGTATGATGTTTTATTCTGGCATAGatataattatttttgtttttatttaacttaatttttcagaaaataCGCTCACAAGAGTGCTTTATATCTTTAATTATTAAGTAAAAAGGTAACCGATACAAAAGAAGGACAACTTGATACACAACGACATGTAAAATAAAATACAATTACACGGTACATCTCTTTGGTCCCCATCTTCCTTCGCTTATTCGTGGATCATCAGATCTATAAAAATGCACCATAAAGACAGTAAAGAAAAAAACTACACAAGCGTACATGGACGCCACACAAGACTTGAAGACCACAATAACAACTCGCTGCTTGCAACGAGATCTAGTAGGGAAACTCGAAAACTCCACGTGCGTTCATGGTAGTGCCTTCACCGATGTCAGCCTTGGAAACGTATCCATAGTTGCTATCAATAGAGGTGACACTTGAATTTTTCAGCTTCACATTGTAGATATAATCCCAGCTTCCCACACTTGGGTAGTGCCCTTCCTCGCGGATTTCAGTGTACACCTGGATACGTATAATTAATGTTAGAATATGCACTATAGTAGAGTTTGGGATACAAGGCATGTTTCTTTAGTTGAAAAATTATACTAATATAAGTAAATTCATTTGAATTTAGTTTAGCTGGGTTTATTTAATTGTACGAGTTTTGTTCAAAAGAATTGTGCTGTGAATACGTACATATGCCCCTGTCCCTAAATAAAATTCACATTGTATATGGGCATGCatgtgaattcaaattttaaataatTATGTTTTCCATAAAATTATATAGGAATATGAATTTTCTTATGTACTTACATAGAGAAATCAAACAAGATTATCTTTTCAATTGAGAGAATGACCGTTTGAAGCTTGATAAATGCATCACTTGCCAAGTAATTTCACCTTTTACTTTTGATTAGATATAACATGAAACAAGATTGTAACTCATACTAGCTAATAACTAATTCGGAGCATGAACGAAGAGAAAAAGGTAAGATACAACATTTTGAGATAAGTAGAGGAAGTATTTACCCCGTTGCCACCAATGTAGGGGACGGTCCAAGAGAACAACCAATCGCAGGAGCTGCTGCTGGAGGGGATCTTGCTACGATACACAACGGCACCAGCTGAACCAGCGGCAGCTCCACTTGGGTGGACGTGGAGGAATGCACCCCATTGCCCATTCTGAATATCTGATGGGTAGGGTGTATCATAGATATGGCCGTGCCAATCGTTGTACTTAGCAAAGTTCAAAGTGGCACCAGTGGCATTGTAGAGGAGGCATTTTACAGCTATTCCGTTACCGTACCTAGCCAAAAGTTGGACCCAAATTTTACTTCAGTTAGGATCTTGTTTCCTCATATATAAGGTTTTTACATATTGCAAGAAGAAGCAGAAATAATTAAGCACTGCATATAATAATAAACCATGCATGTACACAGAAACATACCTCTCCTTGAGGTTGTCGACGAACTTTTGCGCGTTAACATCCTTACCACCGGCGTTGATCATCTTCATGGCATAGTCTGCAACATCTTTTTGGGTAATGGGTTCCTTATACTCTCCAGTGGCTATCACCGTCTGCGCTGAAATGGGGGTACCAAACACTCCAGAGGCCATTGCTTTGCACACACACTGTGATATATAGGTGTACTAGCTAGTTCGCTTCGCATGCAGTGAGAATTCATGGCTTGTTCTGCGTGTATTTATAGATAGATACACGCTGTGGGGCAAGTTCCCGGAAACTTGGTCCACCTCCCACCGCCATCTGCACATGAAGCACGTACTCAATCCATTGCACCCCATCAAGCACATGAAGAACGAGGAGTACTGCAAGCTGAGGGACTGTGTCTTCACCTTATCCTTGTGCTTTCTGAAACAGAATGTGGCCTTTCCATCTTGTCAAAACAAACCAAATGGTTATAAATCGTTATACTTTTAAATTCGAAACCACTCAAAAACCAATAATAAATTTTGAATCTCCATAAGAAAAATTCAGTCAACGGGAGGGGAGATTTCCCCACCGGAATTTATCATGAAAGTAGAGGACAAAACGCCTCATGATTTTTCACTCCGAAAGTCCGAATCAACTTAATCCCTTAAAACAAGGCAGATATTGATTTTTCATTTCCAAATTAGATTTTACGCATCAAAACATCCCAGAAATAAAAACGCCCCGACCGCGGCATCAGTCCCTGCTCGTGGCAGATTGGGTGGTCACTCAGCACAAATGCAAGCACCGCCCGGTTCTCGTCGATGATGACCACGTTGGCTATCAGGAGCTTTGCCCGGCTGCGGCATCCGTGCGTTCCGCCTCCTGTTGAGCCAGTGTCATGCGGTGctcctccaagatcgccaagttgCACTGCTAGACCATCTGCAACATGGCGAACCGAGACACGACAGGTGAGGGCGCCTCCTCCGCCATCGTCTTGGGACCACCATCCTCCTCCAAGCACGGATCCGTACTGCATCAGGTTGATCTGCCTTAATTTCGCCCTGGCATCACACGTATGCGGCGCCAGCGGCTTGTACCATGAAGCCAACAAGCGCACCATGGCGACGGCGTATAACGGACACGAACTACATGCTCGGAGGGCCGTTGGTGAACTAGGGGCTCGGATGCTCGGAATGTTGGCTCAGGGGTGCGGTTTTGGGCGATCAGGCTCGTCTCCAAACATTTGGGGCCCCGGGACGAAACATAAAATTAGTCCCAAATTTTCGAAAATTCATAAAGCTTGACCGATGATTTGAAAATAAATATAGAGATTAACGAATGTCTTCTTGGCAATTACACATGGGAGAACAAAAATAGAAATTAGGATTTATGGCAATTACGGTGTTGTGCTAGTGCGGAGGCACGATGTAATTTCCTGGATTAGGCTCCATGGGACGCTTCGGCTTGATTACTCCACACGGAACAAGGCACGGCGTGACATGACATGTGACAGCTTAATTAGCGATTCCGATTCAACCGATATGGTACATGATTATGGTCAAGCCCTTTCTATCACCAATATATGGCACCAATATATGGAACATGCATGCATGCTAACCACGATTTGGGGGCCCTAGgaaatcggggggggggggggggggcacatccCTGTGGGCGATGTCCGGTGTGGATCGAAATCACTAATTTAGTTAGGAGTATACGTTTTAAAGATCACTTCCACCTATCCAGGTTACAACAAGTTGCACACTGCATGCGTGCCACTTGTTGTAATCTGgaagtttttcttttttcatagattcgtattttcaaaacgttCTATCTCCTAAAACGtgcgtccaaatctcgaaccgttttttACCATTGAGTTTCTTTCGTCGAGATCTTCCGAGAGGCACGTCCCGAAAGAAACTACTCGCGCATGATCGTAGGGGCAACAAGGATGaagaacccctctgtgatcgtcccccctccgacagagtgTCGGAAAAggcctctagattggatctcgtgaccgaacaatgcccgagccacacgctCGTCCCATGAGCACCCCGGCTAACACTAGCACGGCGACCGCCCAGGAATCTGAGCCCAACCCTTGTCCACGGATACACCATATCGACACGGCCGACCGCTAAGGGTTCAACTCTCACTAATAGAGAAATGACTAGCCACAACTCTTGTTTGTGGCGCGCCATTTTTCACCAACGCCAgcactaatatttttaaatagtgCAGGCGTGGGCTAAAATCGTACGTCGTGGCTATTAGCATAGTATTGACGTTGCACATTAGGTCCGGTTAAGATATCATCACTATGGACAGCCTTACTAAACCCTGCTATCATTGTTCATGGTCATGTGTGTCGCGTGTCGTGTTTCATTATTAAATAAAAGAGTGCTGGCAGCTAGATTGGTCCACGGCGAATAGAGTGCACGTCCATCGTACACGTGTTGCATTATTATTGTGCAGATAAACAAGCAACTCATGCATAATGCCCCTAGCGCACCATCATTGACCACCCGGATATGTTTCTAGAAAGTTGCACCAAAGTGGACAGTCCTCCCATTTTATATTAATAAGAGCAaatacaatagagctgagtcagctggttATAAGACATAAACTagtagtatatttttgcttagttggaAGAAATAGAAAAGGAAAGAGAAGGTAAGCGACCTCTTAGttaagagtcagctctagcacgtgctcgtaGGCACTTTGTGAGAGTAAAAGGTGGGCTATATAATAAAATTGTAGTACACCTTTTTAATCAACTGTCGTACATGTTGGCTACAAGATGAGTTATagatttttttcgaaaaggaggcctcgccccggcctctgcatcgagtgatgcatacaaCCATCTTATTTAAAGATGAGTtatagatgacatgacaatgACTTATAACTAGCAGTttactatactattaaccatgctctaaccgACCCCTCGATGCATCCAAGCAGCATCGAATTGTCTCCCAACCGTCCCACGTTTGTCATATCATACGCATCTGATAAGATAATTTTCTATCCCACGGCGATTATACATAGAATGATAAGTCGGACTGGACAAGGTAAAGGTACAATTCCATGTGCGATGTAACGGGTAGCGTCCCTCCACCATACTTCATTATTGGTGCACATCCATAGTACACCAGTCGCTCCACCATACTTCATTATTGGTGCACATCCATAGTACACCAGTCGCATTATTGTCCTGCACAAGAAACCAAACAATTATTTCACTCTGACCAAATAAACAAGTGACTTTGGAAAATCAGCCCCAGCAATTATCATTGACAAGCGCCTGAAAACTTGTTCCAAAGCTATCCCTCCTCGTACGTGGCTACTTCCAAAGGGGCATCCAATGGCACGTCCCATCCACGTCATCCCTATCGTGCCGTATGTATCTGATAAGATAATTTACCAACTTACAATGTTGATTTGATCTGACGGCTAAACGACCAGTTAGATGTAATAATAGTCTAGTAGAAAAAAAGGAAGAACATATAACGTTACTAGAGGAAGGACCACGCACAAACGTACAATACTATATGCTGACACATGCGGTTGAGATGGCATCTTTCTTGTGGATTATCACACCACATCTTTCTTGTGAGGGTGGTCCAACGGATAGCAAGTGTCCAATCTAAGTGAGCCCAGAGGCAGAAGAAAAGAGAGACTCTCGCTACTCCTACTATGACGGTCCATCACTCACATGAACCACGTAGTAGCTAGTACTACGGTCCGTCGGCATCAGCATCGTCATATATATCCAGCATTCATGTGCGACCTAACCAACCATGTGAAGCCCGTATGTGTTGGATCCatcgattcgatcatcggtaaacGTACATGGTCGGCTCGTGAGATTGTTAGTTGATTCAATCAGAGGTAAAAGGATCATTTACGGCAGCTTAGCCTCACATGCATGATTCGGCTCGTGAGATGGGACAAGCCATGAGGATCGTCGCGAGCTACAAATCTGGCCATTACGGCCATGTCCTCTAAAGCTCACTGGAGACAAGAAAAAGAGAAGTTGGACGACATTATTGTTGGCGCTGCCCTCGTCGCGGCGccgcttcttcttccttgctGCTTCCTCTCAcagctctctgtctctctctctctcttctctccctctACAAAGAAcacaccacacacgcacgcaccaaAAAGAACCAGCTAGCTTTGCCTCACTTCCTTCGCAAACACAAGCACTACATTGTCTGCTCAGCCCTCACGGCCTCGATTTTCCATTACACAATGCC
Coding sequences within:
- the LOC123441227 gene encoding 23 kDa jasmonate-induced protein → MASGVFGTPISAQTVIATGEYKEPITQKDVADYAMKMINAGGKDVNAQKFVDNLKERYGNGIAVKCLLYNATGATLNFAKYNDWHGHIYDTPYPSDIQNGQWGAFLHVHPSGAAAGSAGAVVYRSKIPSSSSSCDWLFSWTVPYIGGNGVYTEIREEGHYPSVGSWDYIYNVKLKNSSVTSIDSNYGYVSKADIGEGTTMNARGVFEFPY